CCAGCCAATCAGCATCCTGGATCTCATCATCATGGGCTACTCCCAACAGGACTACCAAGCCGATCCCGATCTTAGCGTGGGGTTTCCCCTGAATTTTGACTTCCCCTTCACTGACTCTTTGGATGACAGCAATCATAATTGGTTTTTATTTATTCCCTGAGTTTGGACGAATGTTCATCATAGTGTCACTTAACCAGAAGCATCTTTTTTGTCAAGGAAAGATTTTTTGCCGTCAAAGAATAGAGATACACACCACTTGATCATTCGTGACCCCTGAATTGTGCAATATGCGTCCCTTTATTTTTGAATTCTCTTTGGCGATCTCGCAAAAAGACCCTCTCGAGCGCGCAGAGCGTTGTATTGAGTTCATCGAAATGACGCAAAGTTTTGATATATATGGATCTAAGCATATTCACTATATGTGGATGTATTTAATGATTTTAGGGCACATTTAATGAATTCCCAGATACTTTTTGCGAGGGCGGCAAGCTTGTCAAACTAATCTCCAGGATGAAGTCAAGTTAATATGTACCATGATGGGATTATATATTGCGCAGATATTAGGGAAAGTATTGGGTGGTTTGGAATCAGTATTCACCCAAACAATGCGTGTTTGGAATATTTTCTGCAACCTGTATAAAAACAACACAGCCAGGATGTCAAAAAGAGAACTGGGCTGGTATAAAACCCAGCTTGAGGAGGCCCAATCCAGGGCAGACTTCACTTTGGCTAGCGTTATTCTCTATCGCATTTTGGAAAAACAGGCTACAGACCTACTCAATATACATTTCCCTTTCACGGATTGGACACATTCGCCATACAGTCAAATTAAAAACCAGATTATGGTACGTAAACAGGTGCTCTTTCCGGCTTCTTCAGTCCACTTACCTTTTAAACCAGGCCTTACAGATAAATTATTAGCGATAAGCATATTTTGGCCTGACTCAATTCAAATTCAGTTGATTGAAAAGGTCGTGGAACATGCAGAAACCCGTCATCGAGCCTGGCTGGTTCATGGAGACGTAATGGTTACGAAAAAAGCATACGAGGCCATGCAGAATGTCTTTACTGAGATACTGGTTTGCATTGAGGCTATTGGAGAAGTCGGTCAGGAATACAATAAAACGAATGAGGGTATATCATGGAGCTAATGCTAACCACACCAGGTACCCGATTAGGGATTAAGAATGGCAAGCTGGAGGTGAGTAGAGAAGGTGATGTTCTGGGAAAGCACCCTGCAAATACCATTAAATCACTGATCTGTCTTCCAGGGGTGCATCCCAATGAATCAGTTATTTCTCAAATAAGCCGGAACGGAGGTAAACTTGTTTTTCTTTCCTCAGCCGGGAGGTTGAAGAGCATGTTGGTCACAGTGGGAGATGCTGGTAATGTGCAGACCCGTATGCACCAATTTT
The sequence above is a segment of the Candidatus Neomarinimicrobiota bacterium genome. Coding sequences within it:
- a CDS encoding D-aminoacyl-tRNA deacylase, yielding MIAVIQRVSEGEVKIQGKPHAKIGIGLVVLLGVAHDDEIQDADWL